The sequence below is a genomic window from Cerasicoccus sp. TK19100.
GTGCTGATGCAAGGTTGCATGGTGGCCCTTTTTGTCGGCGCTATAGCCCTCGTAGATATCATACTCGATATTTGTCTGCGTAAGGTTAGTGAATGAGTTTAGCGATTTAAGCCAAAGCGCCGGCCAAGCGCCATAGTAGTTCCCAGTGCTACTTGGACCGATCTTCATGCGCGCCTCAACATATGGATACATCCAGCTACGTCCATAACCATTGAGATTTACTGAAGCAAAGCAGCCTGAATACCATTCGTCGTCAATCTTCTGCATGCGAATGGTCATTTCGCTGTTACCATGGATATAAGTATCCGGGTGGTTGCTATGATATGCTGGCGTGCCCACGGTTCGATCGGAGTTACCTACGCCCGCTGGTACTCCCACAATCGGAACGCCAATGATATTATTCTCCTCATCGTACTGAATCGGATTGGTGGCTCGCTCTCCGACAGCAGCTTGGTGTGTCGGGGCAAACCAATTGCCTTTGCCCAATACATCGTGTGTGACACTATGGGTGTTGAACTCGTCTTCGAAATCCAGAGACCATCCCGTTAGATCTATTGGATCACCCACATACGGATCTTCAGAGAGAGAAGCATCTGACCAAAAATTATTGGTCGCTTGCCATGCCTCCTCAGTCACTTCGTAGAACTGATCAATCGGAGCTGTAGCGTAGGGCTTTCTGTAGCGGTATGGATGCGTCGTCGGAAGTTGATCCTGAATGCCACGACGCCACATGGCCCAACCCATCAAGCGATCGGCCTCATCACCGGTGATTTGCTGCGTGAGTATAATGGTATCAAGCGCCATCTCCGGATTGTTACTCCTGAAATCTCCAATAATGCCTTGGTTGAATATATTACTATCAGCCACAGCCCAGTCTTGCATTTCGATCTGCGTCTCACCGGGGTTACCATTGATGTCTTTTCCATCAATCGACGCATAAATGTATTTGTCTTCACGACGCGCAACCAAGCAGTGCCAGGTGGAACCATCGGGATCTATGGTGAAAGAAATCCCATTTGATCCCGAGATGGAACGCCAGTTTACACCGATGCGATCCTGATCGCGATTATACTGCACGCTAGGCTGTGACTCCAAGCCACCGCCATATCCGTTAATCGCAAATAGCGTTCCACCACCAGTGCCGGTCAGGTCGACCCGGAAGAGTACGACCACCGCTCGGTGTGCGATGTGCGGCAGGTATGGTGAACCATCCAGATGCTTGATTTTGAGGTGATCATTCGAATTGGCTGAAATGTAGAGTTCACCGTTTTGTTTGATTGGCTGCTTTGAGTTATCACCCTGCGGTTCCCCTGGATAGGTGGTTGAAGACTGAATACCCTTCAATCCAACTATGCGGTCATCCCATATCTCGACTGCGCCGTCTGGCAAGTCATCGACATTCCAGTAATACCAAAGACGATCACCCAAAGTCTCTGGAGTCCATTCGGCAGCAGTGCGGACAAATTTCACTGCGTCAGCCAACACGAATAGCCCATCGGTGTCTTCAGTTGTGATTGTCACCGTGCCGCGGTTACCACTGATAAATGAATAGGTGCCGATGTAGTTCCACTGGCCGCTATTCGTTTGTTGATTTACGTAAAGAGGTGTGACACCGTCTGCCCAAGTTACGTGGACTGGCACCTGGTCGGATCGTGTGCCTCCTCCGGCCCAGTTCATATACACATCATACGAACCAGCGTGATCGAGCTCGGGCGCAAAGGTGATTGACTTGCTGCCTTTTGCACTAGCATCGTCATGAAGGTAGTTGTTGCCTACATAGCCAGTTGCGCTGGTTGACGTAAACCAATCGCCTTCGATCGTGACCAGGGATGTGTCGGAATTATCAACGATCACCTCATAAGGAGCAGCTTCGGTGAAGCGGACCGCATCTGCGATCACATGCTTACCATCAGTTCCTTCAGTGGAAAGGACGACTTCATTCGTCATTCCTGCATCGAGCACGAAACCACCGAGCGGGACCCACTCGCCGCCATTTTGAGTTTGGTCTGCGAGAAATCCAGTCACACCATCTGCGGAATAGACTGTGTATGGTGTATCCTCTGAACGGTTTGAGGAGTCTGTCCATCTGAGAAATATATCATACAATCCGAGCTCCGGTATATCAGGTATATAAGCAACTGACTTAGCACCTTTACCAGTTGCCCCATCCTGCAGATAGTTACTGCCATAGTAGCCGGAAGCTGCGGTTGAACTCGACCATGTTCCGGTTTTAATGGCCTCACTATCCGTGCTATCAATGATGATATCAGTCAGCGCGGGTACCGATTGAGGAACAAACTGAATCGCATCGACGATGACAAAGTCCGAAGTGCCAGTGGTTTCGATTTTTACATGGCCCGACGTTCCGGCTGCAAATGAGTATACCCCGATCGAATTCCACATGCCGCCATTGATCTGCTGATTTACTGTCGTCTGCGATGTCCCTCCTTCGTAAATGATGTTCACTGGTACGTTGTCAGGGCGTCCAGATCCTGAAGTCCAACGAAGGAATACTTCATAATCATCGGCAACTTGAATATCTGGCGTAAATGTGGCTGACTTTAAACCTTTATCTAGGCTGTTGTCGTGTAGGTAATTCGATCCGTAGTAACCGCTTACTCCGGTCGAACTGTTCCAACTGCCTACCAGGGATATACCGGAGGTATCGGCATTATCAATGGTTATGGTTGTTTGAGCAAATATGGTGGGGCTTGCGACGAGAATTGAGAGCGCCGTTAAGACTTCGGGCATGCGATGATGCCATGCGGCTTTTGCTTTCATATGCTGTATCTACTTATAGGGGTGAGGGGGCATTCCCGGCATTTAGTTTTTACGGTTGTATAAAACCAATATAGATTGACCAGGGTTAGCTTGTGTCGAGGAGAGGAGGGGTGGACTGCTTGATTAGGTTTTGTGCTGCTCTTTTGAGTTTCTTTAAAATTACACTTTGATCTAACAAGCAAATGATTTGCTGCGCATATCAATGCGTAGCGTGAGCAAGCTCCAGCTTCTTGCATGATTCACGTGACTGATTGAATGATAGTTGGTAGTTAAAGTTTAACCTATGACCTCAATCGTGGTGCGCCGTTCAGTTTCTTGGATGTGCTTCAGGACATCATCTAATCTTAGTCCAATGTAAGATTCGTAATTTGACTTGATTGGAACTTGAAATGTTGCTTCTACCTTGCGCATGGCTTGGCTGATCGGTTTGCCGATTTAGAATTACCTAAGTTTTTTTTGAGAAGTATTTTAATATAAAAATTGTTAATAAGTGAGAATACAATCTAAGCATTTCCTTGGTTTAACAACTGCAATTACATACCCGCATTGTAACGGGTTTTTACCCAATGGGCGTCAGGTTATCATTTGTAACGTGCCACATGGCAGCGAAGCCAAACCTTGCCTGACGTTATTGAATTGCGATGACCGAACGAGTGTTCCGTTGCCCGAATTTCCCTTCTCGGATGACGTTATACATCACGAGAATGCGACCATCTGCATAGATGTTGCCCAGGATATTCCTAGAGTATTCGCTATCTATCGAGACATCGCGGCATACATTGACATAGACGAATGCGGCCAAGGAACTTGGCATTTAATCCGGACCAAAAGAAATGGCTGCAAGCTACAGGGACTACCAAGCATCACACCGGACGGCGAACGTTGCTTAATCGCCGAGAACCGCGATGACGGACTTTGCGTGCTAGTAGAATACGATATTACAACACAAACAGAGCGAGTTCTTTTCAGTAAGTCGTGGTATGCGAATCATTTCCACTATTGTCCACATGATCCAGCTTGGATAGGATTTTCTCATGAAGGTGCCACGGAGACCATCGATGACAGATGTTGGGCATGGCATGAGACGCTCGCCCCGAATGGAAAATGCGTTTTTCAGCAAGCAATCAATGGAAAATTCCCTGATGCATCCATCTTTGCAGGACATGAGAGATGGTGCTTTCACGACTCCTCGGCTCTGGTAGTCGCATATGCAGTCAGCACTCAGGGGCCGCGAGGTATCTATGAGGCATTTTCTGATGATCGTCCATCAAAGCTAATCTGGGAGTGTAATACCGCTTGGCACTGCAATACCGAACATTCCGGGCGGTATATCGTCATTGACACCAGCGCAGCCTGGGACCACCCGCCTGCATCCCCGGAGGAGCACCGAAAAGGTGTTGAGGCGCATCTTGAAGCTGACAGGACCAAAAGCGAAAACTTGTCTGACGTTGTTCTAATCGATAGGGAGACTCGTAGTCATCTTTACATTGGTCGCGTATCACGCAGAAAGCACCCTTATCACCCGCACCCCGCCTTAAGCCAAGATGGCAAGTGGCTGGTTTATACCGACTATTCGGCCGAAACTCGAGGTGTGTGGATCGTAGAAATCCAATATCTCAATTAGCAGGAGAGGATTCTGAATTGCTCAGATTGATTATGAAGCACCCAGGCTGGCACTGCCGACCAAGGATGGCAGAAGCTATCCAGCTCATCGCCGAGAAATGTTTCCCACCAAGTCGTTACTGCAGGGTTGTTGTTCATGTCGCTCCAAGCTTCGCGAATTAGGTCAATAGCTTTATCGCCGTGTCCGCTTAGATAGAGTGCTTCTGTGTGGTAGATCCACATGTAGGGGGTGCCTTTACATAGCGAAGCATCACTGCGTTGCTGAATCAGTCGTGACATTAAGTCATGTGCTTCTTCGGTATCAATGAGGTTAGCTAGAACCGCGAGACATTGGGAATGCTCGCTCCAACCCTTATGCATTCCATCGCTATCGATACAATCGGCAAAATACTGTAGATCAGTATTCCAGAAAGTATTCTGGCATGAATCTCTAAGCTTTGCAGTGCAAAGCTTTTTCTTATCTAGGCAATGTCGGTAGCCGGTTGATTCCGCGCATTGATAGAAGGCTTGCAGTGCAATGATTAGATAGGCGTTCAGGCCAAGTGACTGCTGTGACCTGTGTATTCCTGGTTCGTCTTTCATGTGCCAGCCCATGCCAGGGTGGTCGATGAAGAGAAGCTGGGTGTAGCTTTGAGTACCGCCCGAGGCCTCGATATGCGGATCGACTTCGAGTAAGCCGCTAGTGTTGATGTGTTGCTCAAACCACTTCAAGACGCGTTCGCCGCTTTGAAGAATGCGATGAAGTCGTTCTTGGTCGACGGGCACGGCTCTTCGATAGACATCAATGCCCCAGACGTAAATCAGACAGTAGTCTAGGAGGAATGTATAGGGCTCGCCAGCCCGGTATATTGCCGGTGAAACTAATCCCGTTTCGTCGTGCTGGCAGGCCACCACAGCATCGAAGAAGTGATGCAAGTGGCTAGGCTCATTATAGAGTTTACTGAGCCAGAGGCAGTGCCAAAGTCCGTCGCCTATATAAAAGGCCTGTTCGCGTGTGGGGCAATCAACACCGGTTTCCTGTGTGCCAATTTCTATCGTATGAATGCTTTTTTGCCACAGGCGGGCAAGCTCCTCGTCGTCAGTGGAAAAGCTGGATGTCAGTGAAATATCAGACTGTCGCCGCCATGCTCCGGCGCAACTTAACGTAATTGTCGATCCTGCGGGGCGAAGAACGATCAGTAGATAGCGGAAGCCATTGTAGTTGATCGTACGGAAGGCAGAGGCATTTTCTGCGGCGTGCCAGCGACATGCGTAATCAGCTCCTTTAAGAAACGATTGGGGGCGCTCGTCGATTAGGCGCTCAGCGCCGCATCCATCGACAGAGCCCATGTCGGCCGAAGCTTGAAATTGAATTTGCGCGGACACATTGACGCCCAAATCAAACACAAGGGCCAGCCCTCGGTCTTTTGATGGAGTAGTAATGCCAGCGCCTGACGACCAAGACGACTGAAAGGGCTCGATTGGAAGTTGTTTCCAGTCTTCTGTATCGAGGATTTGCCCTAGCTTTACGGAGCCGTCCTCAGGAAAGGGCGCGGTTGCTGAAACCTCAGCGACTGAGATGAGTTTTTCCGCTGGCATGAACCACTCCTTGAGCATTGGAACTACTCGGGCATGCAGGGTGTAGCCGCTGTATCGGTTGGCTTTGGCTGATGGCCATGCTCGGTCGTTGAAATCCGGACTTTGCCAGCCTTCCGGATATTCGGATGCATAATATTGCTCAGCCCATCCGGTGGCCCAACTGCGACGGCATTGCGTAGAGCGCCAACCATTGTCAGAGCAATATTTCCACGCGTCCGGCGGGATTGATATTACGCGTTGCGTTTGATTTCCGTGAAGGGCGACTTGCGCCCATAATCCCGGGAGCGCGTTGGAATGGCTTTGGCTATTGAGCCCGTAGTAATGAACTAAGACTGCAATGGTTAGGCATTCCTCACCGGTGATGTCGAAACTATCGACGATACTCTGCTGTTTCGGTGCTGGGCAGGGTCCCTGGCCGATGTAGCTTCCGTTGACCCAAAGTTGATATCGAGTGTTGGCTGCGATCTGGAGTTGAGGCCTCATTTCTGAATGCTCCAACTGGATTTTCGTGCGAAACAAAACGGTCTGATTTGCCTTTGTTTCATTCGCCCACGCCCAAGCCGGACATTGAGGAAATGCTATTCCTTGGCTGCTCATTGTAGTGCGGAAAAGCTGTGCCCGGGTTATATGCCTAGGCTAGTTCTACCAGTCTATCGTGTCCGTGAATTACTGCGGTGAAACGATCATGCCAGTGAGATAAATATAATCGCCTATGTTCCGCACTGGATCTCCTTCGGCAGGGAACTCCACCTTGAGGCTAACCGTGCCATCCGCGCTTGGTTTGACGTTGGCAAAGTGTAGAACTTTATCGAAATTTCCGTCGGCACCGCTTTCGCTCCCTCCAGCAAGAAATTGAGACTGAGTCTGTTCGCCAGTGATGGTATATTTCGCCCAGCGTCGGCCATTGCCATGGCGTGATGCCCAAACCTGAATATTGTAAGCTTTGGCAGGGTCAAGGGTCAGGCGCACTTCGCCGGTCGGATTGTTTTCTCCACGATTTAAGAACAGTGTCGCGTTCTTTGCTCCATCAAAAGCGATTGCGTCGCCGGCCAGTGGAATCTTAACAACACCCTCATTTTCATAATCTTGGAAGGCGTCCACGACTTCAATCGTGGAAGTGGTCGATTGGCCGTTTGCGCTGACTAATGGGATCGGGGCGGGGCTCAAGTTGCCACCAACTTTATTCCATCCCTGCGGAGTTTGACCGCCGAAGTTAATACGAATGTCGGTATCCTTTGGCTGGTAGTTATTGGTGCTGGTAGTCGCGTCGGGGGCTGCGCTAGGCTCTAAGGGTGTTTCGGAGAAATAAGCCTCAGGCGAATATGCTTGAACAGTGCTCCAGGCGGTCTCTTGCAATTGCTTGGCTAGTGTCGGATCAAGAAAGGCCAAGTGGTTGCCTTTGGTAACCCAGTTTGCTCCTTCAATGATGTTAGGAAGGCCTACGGGGGATTTGCCGGTTATGGTGGCGTAGATTACACAGGCCGCAAGGTAAGAACCTTCCATGGTTGGGTGACTGTTGTCTTGAATGTGGAGCGCTACATTAGGATGAGCATTGATCCAGTTTTCAAAGGCAATGCCCACGGGGGCAACCTTTACACCCTCGCGCTTTCCCAGAGAGCTGTAAGCTTCGGTAATGACGGCTTGGTCTTGTGGTAAATTGGCACGCGCCCAAGTCATATACAGCACGGGCTCAGAACCAGATTCTTTTACGAGGGCGATTAGCTTTTCACCATATTCGTCAAATTCGGCGCGTTTGTCCAATGAGCTGCGGCTGTGATTTTGAAGGACCACAAAATCCCACTCTTCCTCATCGGTAATGCGCTTCTGAGCCTTGGGGCCTTCCCAGTGCTTTTTCCAAGAGAATCCGCCTTTGGTTTCGCGCTTGAGCAGGGCTTCATCGCCACTGGCAATCAGCATGGCTTCAACTTGTTTGTTGAGAGCGTTATAATCGCAGTAGCTATTGCCGACAAATAGGCCGGTAATTTTATCGGCCGCAAGAGGAGTGACCAAAACTGCAAGGCTAAGGGCGGCGATTGCGGCCAGCGTTCGATTGTTGATTCGAAGATTTGTTAAGACGTGCTTCATGAAATTCGTTAGTGTGAGGTGTTTGCTTATTCGCTTTCCAGCGGCATGTAGTCGGGGATGATTACCATGCTGAGTTTTTCCATACGATTTCCATCGGGTGGAGCGAGTACCACCAGCTTGCGCGTGTTGGGCTGGAATGGCCAAACGCTGGAATAAATCATCTTGGCCTCGCGCCCATTGACTTCGGCAAGCTGAAGGGAGAGTTGATTATTGGGTGTCTGCTTCGGTTCGATCGTTTTGGCTGAATTGGCGGTAATGGAAAATTTTTCACTGCCGAGCTTTCCAATGATTTCATCTGCGCAAAAGTTAATGAACCGGTAGCTGTTTCTCGGGAAGAGTGTCTCGTTGTCATCGATTACTTTGACGCTAAATCTACCGGATGCGTCATTCGCCTCATCTTGGTGGAAAAACAAAAGCAGCGCTTGGCTGAAGCCTTCGGGGATGTTAGCTTGAGCTATCGGTAGGTATTGGTTGTCTGCTTGTTTTGCGTAGAAGGTGATGGGATTAGGCCCATGATAGTCGACAGGTCTGGTGCGTGATGTTGTGGTCAAGCGCAGGGGCAGATATTCGCCATCTAGTTGGTAGTACAAAGGCTCGCGGATTGATTGCTTCCAGGATGCGGCGCAGAAGTGGAGGGTAATATAGTCCTCGGCATTTTGCCGATTGTCTGCAGCGCAATCGATCAGCGGAGTGAGGATCAATGCGAGCAATGTCAGATAATTAAATTTCATTTTCGTTCAGCCAGCGGAAAGATTTTACAACGAAGCGTCTGCCAAACTGGATGTTTTCACCAGTGGGCATTTCCCAGGCATGCTCGTTGGTCGAGTCGTTCATATACTCTGAGGATCGTTGGACGATGGCCTCGCAGATTGCGGTGGCTTCGATTTCGCCCGTTAGGGGATTGGTCGTTTCCCCATAGGAACGGATCCGGAAGGTATCTGAGCGAACGGTTAGTACGGGGGCCAACGGAGCCAAGAGATCTGCTTGTGTAATGATGTCGTTGGCACCATCTCCTGACTGTTGCATGGAATGCTCGGGGGCGGGAAAATTTCGCTTTGCAGTAGCCGACCCGTCTTCTTCCTGAGATTTTACGGCTATGAGTACGGCATCATTCAGTCCCTCGCCGTTGATTTGGGTATTGTCAATGGCTGCCTGCAACGCACCTGCCAAACCAGTGTCATCATCCTTTAGTGAGCGATTGATAAAGTCTGCCATCGAGAGGAACGGGCCTCGGATTTTTACTTGTTCCACGATCTGTTCAGCCAGTGCGTTGACCTCATCATCGCTAAGGCTTTGCCAACCGCGCCAACCGATTTCAGCTGAGTCATTGGGGGTATGGAGCCGGCCAAAGATAAGTTCGTCAAAACGGTCATCGGTGGCATTTTCTTTGTCGATGATCTGTAGGTCCCCCTGTGTATCTGCAATGAGCATTTGCTGCTTTCGGATGGAGGAAAGCAGCGCCTTCCAGGCATCGACATTAGTTGAGTTTACGTTGAACGCTCCAATGATTTGTAAGTAGGCCGCCGATTTTTGGTAGGCGTCACTTGCCAAAGTATCTGGGTCTTTCAGTAGGGCATCTTCGATCGCCACCGGCATACGAACGTCCGTGTAGGAGATTCGTGGATTGGCGGATAGCTGCGTGTCGGATTGATCTGCGTATTCCTGAATGACGCGCGATACGCTGCGCTCTTCGCTGTATTGATCCTGTGTAAAATCAATTTCTGGCGTGATGCCTGACATGAAGTAACGGTCGAATAGAGCTTCATTTGCCAGCAGTGACAAGTCTGGTGTCGTGAACTCAGCACCTTCAATTTTTTCGGCGCGCAGCGTGCGCGAAATCAGCGGGTGCGCTCTGGAATTACCGATCGCATGCGCTGGCGTTCGATAGTATGGCAGTATGTCCGCATGCCGGAAATCCACAAGGGAAAGTGGTGGCGTTGTGGGGATGTCAAACATGCTAACGTGGGTTTGGCCGCTCGTGGTTTCGTTCGTTGCGCCCCAGTATGCATTATTCGAGGAGGAGTTGGCGTGAGGTAGCGATGATTCGTTTGCGGGGGCAGAGATCACGGTGTTAATGCCTCCGCTGGAGGAAACATCGATGACCCTTTCATGCGTGAAGTTATGCTTCTCCACGTAGTAGCGGGGATTGGTCCATCCGCCGACTGAAAGGGGGCGATAGGGGTCTCCAACCGGTTTCTGGTATGAGTCGAAAACAAACAAACCTATGCGCGAAGCGAAGGCTGAACCAGTTAATATAATGCCGGATGTGTTCTCGCCGGGAGTAAAGGGCTCATTCAAATTGTCGTTGTTCTTTATGTTGAACTCGAGCATGGCTTCCTCCTGCATCGTGTAGTGCCGGTAGGTCGTGAGGGGCTCTTTGTCGTCGCGATTCTTTGAGCCGCTGGAAACGGTGTCTGGGAACTCGGATGCAGGGACATATGTGCCAATGATTCGATAAGCTTCGCCGCCTTTCCAATCCGTACGAATCCCTGCGACCACGGTGTCCGAGGCGGATAGTGGCATCTTATTGACTGAAATGTTTTTATCAGACCCAAAAGAACGAATACTGCTGCCGTACTGCCCGCTTAAAAAATCTTCCATGAGGAATCCACCGGTAAAGTTAAAGCCTTCATTCATTAGCAGGACATGGTCAAAGAGGGGTTGCGGAGCCGAGTTGGCAGCGGAGAAAATTTTAACTTCTCCGGGCTCAAAACTGAGTGGTGTTTCAAAGTCATCGGAGCTTCCATTTTTCAGTAGCAAATAGAAGTCTGATCCGTTGTTGCCAGTTTGATTATGAATGAAGTAATTGCGCAGTGTGGCATTTCCCCGGCACTCATGTTCAACACCGCCTGGATCGGTGTAAGTCTTAATGGTATCAGTGTCGCCGTCATGGATCGCGACGTTGATTTGGATATCAATACTCATGACAATCACCCGGACGGCATCGACTTCAAGTGTTACGTTGTATGGGTTCCAAAGGACGACATGAGGAACCAATACCAGGTTTAAATTGCCTCCTATGTTTTGCAGGGAGACGTAATACTGCACCCTTTGGATGATTGGCATGAGCTGCTGGCTGGTGGGGTAGGTCACCTCGCGATTTTGGATGACTTTTTTGGTCAAATGATCACCGTCGCCATCGGTGGCACCGCCTCTGTTCAAGAGGTAGGCATAGGAGTAGGTCGCCTCATTGTTGCCGGGCCGCCATTCTTGCTCGAATGTGTTGGGGTAGTAGGGAGCACCGGTTAGAGTCGGGGTGCTAGTCGCATTGCGAACATGCTTATAGAGTCGATAGTGGTTGCGAAGAATGTCCCAAGTCGGTCCGGTTAATGGTTCGCCGCTACTGCTATTCACATCTTCCTCAAATAAGAAGCTAACCTTAACCGGAGATCCATTGACGAGATTGTCGTAGGCATTGGTCGCGCCGCTGGCGAATTCTGATGCGTAGAATTGGCCGTCACTCATCTCAAAGGCCAGGGACAGGTCCTTCTTTAGGCCACCGTTTTTAACATCAACTGGAATGCCGCTGGAGTAAAAACTTAAGGTGTGCAAATACTGGTCAAGAGAGCTTCGAGGGACGTTAGTCGAGAGGGCAAGGTCCGCGAAGTCAAAGCTACGTTGAATGTTCGATATGTTGTCTTTGTCTTCAAGATCGACATTCGCAAATTCTGGCAGTGAGTGGAAGGCGCTGTTGGATGGGGTGCCAAAAGACATTCGAGTCATTGCGTTGATATCAATGGCGGCAAAGCCTGGTTCGGAATTGGTTAAATTTACTCGGGACTTTTGGTTTTCATCACCAATCCAATAAGCGAACGCGCCGATATCTCCGATGGTCTCCTTGGGGGCCGTGATGATATCATCAGGCAGGCCGCTGTTGTCTCGATCCAGCAGGGAGCTTGCATTTCCATTACCGACGGAATTGGCTCCAATCAGGACAACATGCTTGCTGTCGATAGCCTCACCGTTGGCGTTCCAATTGGGGGTTGCTGTCAGCGGATCGAATATGCTGGTACTGAGAGGGTCGGCTTGGCCGGAAATTAGCCAAGTAGGAGGATTGCCGGGCGCGGAACTATCCCAGGCACCGATGTAGTTTTGTAAGTCTTGTGATGCTCCTGCTATGGTTGCCGGGGCGGATACCCGTTGGTCCGGGCCCATGGCGCGTTGTAGGCTGCCTAGCGCGACATACAGGCCGAAAATGGCATTTTGCTTAGCTTCCTGCTGTTTGTTCAGGTTGCTAGAGACGGTGAGCTCGGTTTGTAGCAAGGTGGTCAGGCTGACGAGCAGGATGACCATAAATGCCATCAGGCTTAAGGCAATAATGAGCGCGAAGCCTTTTTGAGGCTTCTTTGTATATAAGTCGTGTTGGGGTTGGGGCATGGTCGGCTGAGGCGCTGAGTGCTGACTGATGGGGGAGTTCGGGGTGATTTAAGTATGAAACTTATACGTAATAGTAATGCGGTCAAGCCGCAAATTCTATCTGTTCGTTACTTCTATTTATACGCTCTAAGGCTTTGTGGCCTTTTTAATGAATCGAATCCTAGGCCTGCGTGCGGTCCATTGAGTAAAAGCGTGGGTGCTTGGTGAGTTGTTATTGTTTTAGGAATAAACCTATGAAAGTTTACGATGTAGTTATAGTGTGCCAACGAGTCGAGTGTAAGAGTGATTTTTACGCTAAACAATTGCGGGTTTTCGTTTGTGGATAGTGTAAGATGCTGAATAGTAATGTAAAAAGAGCGATTTCTGAAAAGATCGACTACTTCATTATGAGGATTGACAGTGCTGCTATTGAACTATTACGTTAAAGTTATTGGCGAAGAATGAATTGCCGCCGTGTGACTGGTTATGAATTCCCCTCGTTACGAGTCCCCCGCCAATTACTAAAAC
It includes:
- a CDS encoding family 16 glycosylhydrolase → MKAKAAWHHRMPEVLTALSILVASPTIFAQTTITIDNADTSGISLVGSWNSSTGVSGYYGSNYLHDNSLDKGLKSATFTPDIQVADDYEVFLRWTSGSGRPDNVPVNIIYEGGTSQTTVNQQINGGMWNSIGVYSFAAGTSGHVKIETTGTSDFVIVDAIQFVPQSVPALTDIIIDSTDSEAIKTGTWSSSTAASGYYGSNYLQDGATGKGAKSVAYIPDIPELGLYDIFLRWTDSSNRSEDTPYTVYSADGVTGFLADQTQNGGEWVPLGGFVLDAGMTNEVVLSTEGTDGKHVIADAVRFTEAAPYEVIVDNSDTSLVTIEGDWFTSTSATGYVGNNYLHDDASAKGSKSITFAPELDHAGSYDVYMNWAGGGTRSDQVPVHVTWADGVTPLYVNQQTNSGQWNYIGTYSFISGNRGTVTITTEDTDGLFVLADAVKFVRTAAEWTPETLGDRLWYYWNVDDLPDGAVEIWDDRIVGLKGIQSSTTYPGEPQGDNSKQPIKQNGELYISANSNDHLKIKHLDGSPYLPHIAHRAVVVLFRVDLTGTGGGTLFAINGYGGGLESQPSVQYNRDQDRIGVNWRSISGSNGISFTIDPDGSTWHCLVARREDKYIYASIDGKDINGNPGETQIEMQDWAVADSNIFNQGIIGDFRSNNPEMALDTIILTQQITGDEADRLMGWAMWRRGIQDQLPTTHPYRYRKPYATAPIDQFYEVTEEAWQATNNFWSDASLSEDPYVGDPIDLTGWSLDFEDEFNTHSVTHDVLGKGNWFAPTHQAAVGERATNPIQYDEENNIIGVPIVGVPAGVGNSDRTVGTPAYHSNHPDTYIHGNSEMTIRMQKIDDEWYSGCFASVNLNGYGRSWMYPYVEARMKIGPSSTGNYYGAWPALWLKSLNSFTNLTQTNIEYDIYEGYSADKKGHHATLHQHPGIRQLPGRQSSNRKIGNYYGMYTSSAFGIDDLFDGEFHTYGTMITPDWVINYFDGKELHRFPTPQEMKQPMWILVDLAMNGPSESLLADGIYELTVDYVRVYQNPTYSSE
- a CDS encoding DUF4886 domain-containing protein — its product is MKHVLTNLRINNRTLAAIAALSLAVLVTPLAADKITGLFVGNSYCDYNALNKQVEAMLIASGDEALLKRETKGGFSWKKHWEGPKAQKRITDEEEWDFVVLQNHSRSSLDKRAEFDEYGEKLIALVKESGSEPVLYMTWARANLPQDQAVITEAYSSLGKREGVKVAPVGIAFENWINAHPNVALHIQDNSHPTMEGSYLAACVIYATITGKSPVGLPNIIEGANWVTKGNHLAFLDPTLAKQLQETAWSTVQAYSPEAYFSETPLEPSAAPDATTSTNNYQPKDTDIRINFGGQTPQGWNKVGGNLSPAPIPLVSANGQSTTSTIEVVDAFQDYENEGVVKIPLAGDAIAFDGAKNATLFLNRGENNPTGEVRLTLDPAKAYNIQVWASRHGNGRRWAKYTITGEQTQSQFLAGGSESGADGNFDKVLHFANVKPSADGTVSLKVEFPAEGDPVRNIGDYIYLTGMIVSPQ